The sequence AGATGGCTTGATGATCCCCTGGTCCGTGAAGTAATTGAAAATACTACGCAATCACTCTCTGCCCTGCTGTCAATAACAAAAGAGCAATCAACTGCTATTCTGAGCCGGGTATCATACAATCCAGGAATAATCTCCGGCGGAGAGCGTATGAATGTCATAGCCCAAAAATGCCTGCTGGATCTTGACATGCGGATTCCATGGGGTTGTGATGTTGACTCCTTGATTCGGGATATCCAGACTCATCTTTCTGATACTCAGGTTGATGTTATGGATGTTGCAAAACCCACACTCAGCCGTCCAGGAATGCTCTGTGATCTTGTTTGTGCAGGTATTTTGGCTGTGCATGGAAAAAAGGCGAAGCCCGGTGTTACACAAGCAGCAAGTGATGCTCGTCACCTACGGGAAATTGGAGCAGAAGTTGTTAATTATGGTCCTGGTGATCTATCACGCCTTCACGCAGTCAATGAATGTGTCCCGATTCATATGCTTGAGCATTGCAAGGATGTCTATATGCATGTTCTTTCACACATACCCTCCCCCTGATTTTATCCTTTTAGTTGCGTAAGTTGCTCTTTTGCATGATGGTAATTCGGATCAATCGCCAAGGTACGCCTATACCAATCAGCAGCTTGTATCTGGTTTCCTTGTTCTTCATAGGTATGCCCGATGTTATATGCAGCATCAGGATATTCCGGACAGATCTCTAAAATTTCTAGGTAAGTAGCAATTGCTCTGTCATACTGTTTTAATGCTGCAAGAGCATTACCCATGTTCAACATGGTCAGAATATGATCTGGGCGGAAATCCAAAACTTTTTCATAATAGGTAAGTGCTTCTTCATATCTTCCTAATGACTGAAGAGTGTTTGCCAGGTTATATCTCGCTTCTAAAGACTCAGGCTCCCTTTCCAATGCCTGCAAATACATTTTTTCTGCTTCTGCGTATCTTTCTAAGTTTTGAAGAGCAAGTCCTTTATTGTTCCAGTAAACAGCTGGAGATGGATCTGATGCAAGAACCCGTTCATAACATCCAAGGGATTCTTCATGCTCCCCAAGCATTCCTAATGCAATCCCTTTCAGGTTCCAGAGCGCAGGATTGTCTGGGGAGTCCCGGAAGAGTTTTTCAAGGGATTTGAGTGCCTTTTCAGGCCTTCCCCGTTGAATGTCCCTAATAACTGTTGCTGCCGTGTACGCTTTTCTCGTGTTCATGGGTTTCGAACCAGCCACCATCGGGTGTAGATAGCATATACTATTGCGTTAATAAGAAGGATCAACAGGACAAGACCGACGCCAAGTCCAACCGGACTAGACATCGCCTTTTTTAGAGAGTCAATAATGGTGGGTCCGGCAGTGATTGGAGATGGACCCTGAACGGGAACTTGAGTAATTTCCTGAGGATATATGGCAGGTTCTGTTGAAACTGGTTCTACTCCATAGAGAGTTTCAGTCTGCACCGGTTCAATTTGCACGGTGGGTTCTGGTGTTACTCCCACCTGGGCCTGGTCTATCATCGATTCAGGCGAGGGATAAACAGGCTCATATGCGATTCCGGCAGATGGAGGTGCTGGTGGTAGTGGGTATTGTTGCTGTATTGTGGCAGGTGGTTGACCAGCTATCGGGGGGAGGGTGGCAGGAACAGAATTTATTTCAGTTGGTGTAGGTGAAGCAAATGCATTTTGGCTTTCGATGAATAGCCCGTATATTGCTGCTTCATAAATTGTTCCACTTATCTCTCCGGTAAACTGATTTGAACTGGTTCGGACAGAATCCCAGGTAGCAGTCTGGGGATTGAACTTATGGATTTGAGGATTTAATGCCAGTAGATCAGATATCTTCTCAAGAGGGATTTGGAATGAAATTTTTCCTTCAGGATTAAAGTACGTCCGTTCTGGAAATATTTCATACGCATAACCTGAGAAAGATAGTGACTGGTTTGTGTCTATCGGAGGTAGATCTGCAATCGTTCGTGATGAAATATTTACATTCTGCAAAAATTCTCCGGATGGAGAAAATAAAAGTGTATCTTTCTCAAATGTAACTTTTGCCATCCCATCGTCAGATTTGAAGTTTTCTTCAGTTTCCAGCCCATACCGGATTGTGGGATCTGAATCAGATGGTTCAGATCGTGGAGGTTCAGTGTAATTTTCTCCAGGTTGCATAGTGTTAACAGGAGGCTGTGTCTGGGCAGGTATCGGAGTCTGACCTGCATATATATTCTCACCTAGGGAAGTACCTCCAGTGAATAGATCAAATTGCTGAGATGTTCCGGGTTCATATACTACTGTTTGAGATGCTGGGACTCCGTTTATCTGAAAACTGATAAGCAGATTTCCAGACTGGAATTCCTCTTCGGAAACGTTTACTTTTAATCGTGGATCAAACAGTCCAGGACCGCCATAAAATCCGTCAATTTCTGTAACAATGGATCCTTTTGATACATCCTGGAGAAATGCTGTGATTATTGTCCCTGCAGGCGCAGGTGTGCCATCAATTAAAACATTTCCATAAAATTCCGCTGGAAGAGGGGGAACAGCCTGAACCGGCAGAATACATGTGATGATAATGAATGTGAAAAGCAGGGAAAGTACTGCTTGAACAAATCTCATACTTATACTATATTTGTGGTTTACTCACATGAAAGAATTCCATCTGGGTAAACAGATGCATGAACCGGGTGTCGAAAACCGGAGAGATTTTTGACCTTTACGATTCCAAAAAATGTAAAAAATTTATCCTTCGGTTTATGTTTTCTTTTAAAAAAATGTATCTCGTGTTGGTTTTAGTCTTCTCATGAGTATCATTGGTGAAATACTGAGGGTATACTTTCCATAAAGAGTCATTTAGAATATAAATCGTGAAAAACGTAAATTGTAAATTCTTTGTTACCCTCGCAAGATTTTTCATTATAATTTATACAAAATCTTCAATTCGTAACATCTTAATAATATTTGTACAAATAGTAGGATGGTGTAGATATGCACATACCAGACGCATTTATTCCTCTCCCACAAGCAGCAGTGTATTGGATTATTGCATTAGTGTTCCTAGCATTAGCGATCAAGTGGGCCCGTTCAGAGTTAAATGAAGATAAAATCCCATTGATTGCAGTTCTTGCAGCCGGAATTTTTGCTCTTCAGAGTTTTAATCTTCCGGTATCTATGGGAACTAGTGGGCATCTCGTTGGGGGGGCACTTGCGGCAATCGTTCTTGGATCACCATTTGCAGCCGTTTTTATCCTGACCCTTGTACTCATTATCCAGGGATTTATTTTTGGAGACGGGGGGATTACAGTTATGGGGGCGAATATTCTGAATATGGGAGTCATTGGAGGATTTGTCGGGTATTATTCATTCCAGGGATTACAAAAAATTTTAAAGAATGGATACATCTCAAGTGCTGTTGCGGCATGGCTGGCCTGTCTTGTTCCTGCTCTAGCATGTGCGGTTGAGATGTCAATTGCCGGAACATTCCCCCTTGTCCCTGGACTTGTTGCAATGGGTATATACCACGCAATTATCGGCGTAATAGAGGGCGTTGTTACTGCTGTAATCATCTATGTACTGGCAATGGCCCGTCCTGATCTGGTTGACTCATCCATTGGAGTTGCTTCAGCATGATGAACAATAAGACCTTTATTCTGGTTGGTATCCTTCTTGCTCTGGCTATTGGAATTGTTGCGGTATTTTTTGCATCCGGAGATCCGGACGGACTAGAAAGTACTGCTCTTGTTGTATCCGGACAAAAGGATCTGACCGGACAGGCACCAGAGGAAGGAGATCCTGAAGTAATAGGGACCGGTTCATTTTCTTATGATTCTCCAATGCCAGATTATTCACTTGGTGAGGACATGGGATTATCAGGCGGTATTGTTGCTATTATCGCAGGTATATTCATTACTCTCCTTGTTGTGATGGGCGCTTCTTACATTTTGAGAGTAAGTAAAGAAGGAACATAATCTGAATAGTGAAAAATAATCCCCTTTTTCCTTTTAGTGCGTTATTTTATTACGAATATTGTTTCAGTAATATTTTATTAAAAGAACTGTAATGGGTACTCCTGCATATCATCGATTCCATTCTGGTCCATCACTCTGATGACTCCAGACAGGAGATACCTTCATGCATATTATCGAGACGCAACAGTTAGGTCATACATATAAGGGCAACATTGATGCTCTAAAAAATATTTCCTTTATTGCTCCCCGAAATACCAGGATTGCAATAATTGGACCGAATGGTGCTGGAAAAAGTACCTTGTTTAAGCATTTTAACGGTGTCTTAAAGCCAACAACCGGAAAAGTCCTGATCAGAGGAGAACCAATAACAAAAGAAAATATCAGGGAAGTCAGAAGGACAGTTGGGCTTGTATTTCAAAATCCTGATGATCAGATTTTTTCTCCTACGGTTGAACAGGATGTGGCATTTGGACCGACCAATATGGGACTGGATGAAGAAGCAGTAAAGCATCGGGTTCATGAAGCGTTAAGTACTGTCGGTCTGCTTGACTACCGGACAAGAGTCCCTCATCATCTTTCAGGTGGTGAAAAAAAGCGTGTTGCAATTGCTGGCATTATAGCCATGGAACCACAGGTTCTTGTACTTGATGAACCAACTGCAGGGCTTGATCCCCAGGGAGTCAGAGATATTGTAAAATTCATAAAAAATTTTTCTGTTCAGTATGGGATGACGGTTATTTTTTCGACCCACAGCATATCACTTGTAGCAGAACTTGCTGATTACATATATGTTATGAATGCCGGAACGTTTGTCGCTGAAGGGACAGTTCCAGAGGTTTTCTCACAGCCCGAACTCCTTGCAAGTGTTCGTCTGGATATCCCTGTTCTCCCAAAACTCATCACATCACTCCAGTCCCAGGGTGTTCCAATAGAGATGGGGTATACATACCAGGAAGCAGAACAGGCATTTTTGAAAGCATTTGGAAAGATGTCATGATCGAGGATTTATTTGATCTTGAACAGGTAACATCCCAAAAAAGTGTCATACATTCCCTGGATGCACGGGTAAAAATCATCGTATGTTGTGCTGCTATTGTTGGCCTTGTTGCTGTCCCATATTCTCTTATTGTATACGAAGTCGCAGCAATATTATTTGGTCTGTTTTTGGTACTCTGGGCTCTTTCAAGACTCTCTCCGATGGTATATTTCCGAAGACTTCTGCTCGCTTTACCATTTGGCTTTATGCTATGCGGCTTTCAAATTTTTTTTAAGAACCGGTACTATACAGAATACCACCCAATCATCGAACTACCCTTTGGAGTTACGATTTTTTCAGAATCGGTTGAATTCGCTTCAATATTATTGATCAAATTTCTTGTATGCTACTCTTTTATTGTTCTTTTGTCTTCAACCTCTTCCCTACAGGATCTTCTCGAAGCGGCAGGAAGATTAAAAGTTCCTCCAGAACTCATCCTGGCCCTCGGAATGATGATCAGGTACTTGTTTGTGTTTGGAATCATCTACAGAAGAGTAACAGATGCCTTAAAAACCCGTCTTTTTGATCCTTTTGATCACCGCTTGCCATACAGATACCGGATTGTGAACATGGGTTATATGATGGGTTCGATGTTTATACGGTCACTTGAGCAGGGAGAGAGGACATATGCCAGTATGCTTTGCCGGGGATATGGACGGGACAGTTATATATATATTCGAAATAAACCCTTATTGTCTGCAGATATCGTTTTTCTTGGCATTTGCCTGCTTATTATCATACTTGCTCCATTGATCTGCTGGTTTGATCCGATTCAGATGTTCTGCTTTCTTCCAAGATAGCTAGACATGTAACGTATCATCTCCTGCATTGGTATACTTCAGGAAGTAATGTATAGGTTTCAGAGAGTAATTCCAAAAAAATGAGAGCGTAATATCGAAGAAAGGTAACCACTGGTGTCATAACGAATAGAGTGATTACAGCCATTATAAGAAAAGGGATAATGGCTTCGAACAATGAATATCCGGTGGATGTAGATAGACCGGGAATAATTAGCATTACAGGAAATCCCAACAGATGCATTACCAACACAAGCATTACTCCAAGGATTATCCCTACGATTAAATCGATACTAATCTTTATCAGGAGGTAAATACCCACTTCGTCCCATCTTCCTGAAAATTCACGGAGCAGGATGGTCCAGCCCTGAATAATCCCACATAAATGCACCATCATAACCGGAACAACAAAGTCGGTTGTTATAATGGTGAGTACCCACACCGGAAGTATCAATATCAAAAGCCCGGTAAGGGTGTATATCAGTGCAACAAAAAACATGGTCTGATTATCAGGATTCTCAATAAGAACAGGCATTGCAATTCCAATTATTGCACCAGCTGCACATAGACCGATGATGAGAATAATACTAAGATAAAAAGTCATTAGCCTTAATCCCATTCCGATCCGCATCTTTAATGAAGGCAAAATTCGTAATGTTTCTGCAGAGAGATAATCGACAAAGATAAATTGGAAAATTGAGCTGAGTAAGGCATACACAAGCAGGATAAAGAGTATCCCTGTCATTACCATGGAAATCCGTCCGGTTTCTTCAGTTATCACATCAGTCCCGTTAAGTGCTGAAAGATATGGAATGTCAGCATATGAATAATCCTGGGGTATCGGGCTTGTTATCCAGGCACCAATGAAAAATGAGATGATTAGGAGACGAAGGATCTGCCCTGTTTTTATGGGCCAAAAAATTTGTTTCGTATGTCGAAGAGCAGGAACAATTGCCAGGACTGCAAGGTACTCACTCATATTATCTCCGGAGATTGGATAGTCTGTTGGTTTTTTCCATGTATACATCCAGGAAGACCAGAACCTATCCGAACTGGGCAGGTATCACAGAGCGGATTTTTTTTGCAGACCTTATTTCCTAGGTTGACTATCTGAGCATGAAAATCATTATACAAAGCGACATCCGGAGAGAGGCGATCCATGAAGTATTCCTGCATCTGTGCATAGGTTGCTGTCTGTTTAAACCATCCCTGACGTGATCCAATCCGGCGAGTATAGGCATCAACAACGAATATCGGTTTTTCAAGTGCATACAGGAGAATAGAATCAACAGTTTCAGGTCCAAATCCTGATATTGTCAAAAGTTCATCTCTAGCCCTTTCTGTTGGAATAGCCATCATCTTTGCTATCTCACCTTTACAGGAACTTAGAAACCACTCCAGGAAATTCATTATTTTATTGGCTTTTTGATTGTAGTATCTGGATGAACGGATCAAAGGAGCGATAAGTGACGGGCCAGCATTATACAATGAGTGAGGATCTAACAAATGTGCCTCAGATAATGCACAGACTGCCTGAAAGGCACCATTCCAGGATACATTTTGGGCTAATATTGCGCCAATTATGGTTTCAAATGCCGAGTCTGACGGCCACCAGTGTTGGTGACCATATGTATCGTGTAATACCTGGTAAAAACTAATTAGATCTGTTCCTGTCCAGTTTCTCATTTCAATAATTCCAATACCGTGTGAGATCTCATCTCATAAATCTTCATTGAAAAATCAAGACACATGAATCTTATGGTTTTAAAACAAGTATAATGCATGAGAGGGCGATTGCATCATCTTCTTGTGTATACCGGAATATGTATTCTCTTTCTGATTCCCCTGTTTATCATATCAGGTCAGGAAACGAGTTGGAGTTTGTATACGCTCTTACGGATTGCTGCCCTTTGGGGATTTATATCACTGTCAATAGGAATAATCCTGAATCTTTTGAAAAGAAAGGTCAAATCGCATTTAGGGAAACCATTTTTAAAAATTCATCATTACTTTGTGATTGCCGGTCTTGTATTTGTAACAATGCACCCGGTTTTGTTTGCATACATTGCCCATGACTTCCGGGTATTCATTCCAGATATCTCTTCCTGGGATTCTTTTTTTGCTACAGGAGGAAGAACCGCAATTCTATTATTTTATGCAGCTTTTCTTGCCGGTCTTTTTCGAATGACAATCAAAAAACAGTGGAAATATATCCATATGCTGGTTTATCCGGCGATAATCATCGCAGCAATTCATGCCATTTTCATGGGCCAGTCTATGGCAAACCCGGTCATTTTCTTTTTGATTATCTGTTTAACCATCGTTGTCTGTATAACCTTTGTTTATGTCAGGATTAAAGGATAGTTCGATTTTTTTCAGAAATGGATAAATCCGGGCAGGCCACCTAGGATCATGTGATAAATCCTATTGCTAACAGGGTTTAATATTCTTTTATGAAAATTTCTGAATTTCAACTTGAACGTTATCTTGCACTCCATGAATTTTCAGCTCCATTTCTTCTTTGTACATCAGATAGTGAAACGATGACAATTCGAGAACTATTATCACTTAAACCTGGAGCGGATGAAGAATTTCATAATCTTGGGCTTGGTTATACCGAGTCACAAGGAAATCCTGCACTCCGGAAGGAGATAGCAAACCTCTATACCTCCCTCAATTCTGACCAGATTGTTGTCTCTGCAGGAGCTGAAGAAGCAATTTTCCTTCTTATGAATATTCTTCTCTCTCCCGGTGATCATGTCATTGTCCAGGCCCCGGCATATCAGTCATTGTATGAAGTTGCAAATGCAATTGGTTGTGCGGTATCGCGATGGGAATTAAAAGAGAACGGTTCAGGGTGGGTATCTGACATTGAAGAGTTAAAAAGACTCATCCGACCTGATACGAAAGCAATTGTTGTAAACTCTCCGCATAATCCAACAGGACATCTCTTTACTCATGGCGAGTGGAATGATCTGAATAAGATCATACGCGAGACTTCAATCCGGCTCATATCAGATGAAGTATATCGTGGACTTGAGCACGCCAGAGAAGTTCAGCTTTCAGCAGCAGCAGATGAGCACCCGAGGAACATTTCCATTGGTGTTATGTCCAAGGCATTTGGTCTTGCAGGGCTTCGAATCGGGTGGATTGCAACCCATGACAAGGAGGTTGTCAGACGGTTTCTGGCGATGAAAGATTATACTACGATTTGTTCATCTGCACCATCAGAATTTCTTGCAACACTTGCTCTTCAAAATAAAGATGTAATTCTGCAAAAAAACCTCGCAATAGTGCATCAGAACCTACACCTTCTCTCAGACTTTTTTAAAAAATTTTCACATGTAATGACCTGGTCAGCTCCGATTGCAGGATCTACACCCTTTCCACGGATTATTAATGGTATGTCTGCACAAAAATTCTGTGATGAAGTCAGAGAGATTATTGGGGTGCTGCTTTTACCCGGTTCCGTATTCGGTGTGGATGGTTCATATGTCAGGTTTGGATATGGCAGGTCAGATATGCACCAGTCATTAAACAAACTGGTTCAGTATCTCCAAGAGAAATGATAACAATTGGTGTAGTTTGCCATTCGGTATTATTTAATGCAACCGATAGCAAACAAACATGATAAGATAGGTACCTTCATGCCCCCACATGTTCTTATCGTTGATGATGAACCCGCTTTAAATGAGTTATTTGTAATTGGTCTCAATAAATACGGGTTTAAAACCGAAGGTGTTCTTGGAGGGCAGGAGTGTCTTGAACTCTTAAACACTGAATACCGGCCTGACCTTATTCTTCTCGATATGATGATGGAACCAATGGATGGGTGGGAGACACTAAACCGGTTGAAAAGAATTCAGGACGTTAAAAATATCCCGGTCATAATGCAAACCGGTAAAAACCTTACCTACCGGGAAGCAGAACAATACTCCTATTGCATCGAAGATTATGTGATGAAACCCATCACTCCAAAACGATGTATTGATCATATAACAAATGCTTTGGATAAAGTTCAGAAGATTGAAGAGATAATACTGCAGGGTCTTCGTGCAGGATACCCGGAAGAGAAGATACGGCGACTGGCAACAATATATCGGATCATCTATGTTGCAAGAAAACTTCAGAGTATTCTTGAAGAACGGTATGGACATCATAACCCGGCTGAAGAGAGTGAAACGTATGGTCCAGAGGATTATGCAAAATTTCTACTTAAACTGCAGCAGGAGTATGATGATTTACAAAAAGATATTAATTTCACTTTGTTCGGCACCAATCTGAAAAATATGTGAATTATCCTTCTTCATCACCATTCCCGTCAACAACACATGAGCTGATGATTGATCCTACCGCTCTGAAAGCATCCTGTAGATCCTGATAATTAGGTATGTGTGCTTCTCCAAGCATATCAATGGCAGATTTCATCGAATCACCTCCAAGAAGACATCCTACAACCATCGAACGTGTGAACCGGGATAAGCGAATCATTTCATGTGCCAGGTTTTTTGGATCCATTAATGCAACCGGTGCAGTGATAACAAAGGCAATGTCCCAGAAATTCTGATATTTTATCAGGATATCAAATACACGGGCAAACCTGGAAGCATTGCTATCTCCGAGGAGATCTACCGGATTTTTATGTGACCAGAGATCGGGAAGAAGTTTATTGAGTTCATCATAGACAGCATCCGGTAAGTTAATCATTTCAAGACCATATTTTTCTGCATAATCCGATGCAAGAACACCGAAACCACCGGCGTTTGTCAATATGATGGTTCGTTTTCCACGGGGATACCCTTCAGAAACAACCAGTCGTGCAATATCAAATGCCTCGTTTAAAGAAAATGCTGGAATAACACCTGCCTGTCTGAATGCAGCGATATATGTCTCAAAACTTCCGGCAAGGGATCCGGTATGTGAGGATGCTGCTTCACGTCCTCTGACCGAAGAACCGGATTTTAAGGCTATGACTGGTTTTCTCCCTCTCATTGTCGCAGCATATTTTAGAAAATCTCTCCCATCCCGGATCTCTTCTACGTACAGAATTATGGCATAAGTTGTGGGATCCTGGTCTAATACCTGCAAATACTCCACAAATCCCATGTCACTCTGGTTACCTACA comes from Methanospirillum hungatei and encodes:
- a CDS encoding endonuclease III domain-containing protein, which encodes MRNWTGTDLISFYQVLHDTYGHQHWWPSDSAFETIIGAILAQNVSWNGAFQAVCALSEAHLLDPHSLYNAGPSLIAPLIRSSRYYNQKANKIMNFLEWFLSSCKGEIAKMMAIPTERARDELLTISGFGPETVDSILLYALEKPIFVVDAYTRRIGSRQGWFKQTATYAQMQEYFMDRLSPDVALYNDFHAQIVNLGNKVCKKNPLCDTCPVRIGSGLPGCIHGKNQQTIQSPEII
- a CDS encoding aminotransferase class I/II-fold pyridoxal phosphate-dependent enzyme — encoded protein: MKISEFQLERYLALHEFSAPFLLCTSDSETMTIRELLSLKPGADEEFHNLGLGYTESQGNPALRKEIANLYTSLNSDQIVVSAGAEEAIFLLMNILLSPGDHVIVQAPAYQSLYEVANAIGCAVSRWELKENGSGWVSDIEELKRLIRPDTKAIVVNSPHNPTGHLFTHGEWNDLNKIIRETSIRLISDEVYRGLEHAREVQLSAAADEHPRNISIGVMSKAFGLAGLRIGWIATHDKEVVRRFLAMKDYTTICSSAPSEFLATLALQNKDVILQKNLAIVHQNLHLLSDFFKKFSHVMTWSAPIAGSTPFPRIINGMSAQKFCDEVREIIGVLLLPGSVFGVDGSYVRFGYGRSDMHQSLNKLVQYLQEK
- a CDS encoding energy-coupling factor transporter transmembrane component T family protein; amino-acid sequence: MIEDLFDLEQVTSQKSVIHSLDARVKIIVCCAAIVGLVAVPYSLIVYEVAAILFGLFLVLWALSRLSPMVYFRRLLLALPFGFMLCGFQIFFKNRYYTEYHPIIELPFGVTIFSESVEFASILLIKFLVCYSFIVLLSSTSSLQDLLEAAGRLKVPPELILALGMMIRYLFVFGIIYRRVTDALKTRLFDPFDHRLPYRYRIVNMGYMMGSMFIRSLEQGERTYASMLCRGYGRDSYIYIRNKPLLSADIVFLGICLLIIILAPLICWFDPIQMFCFLPR
- a CDS encoding DUF7544 domain-containing protein, producing the protein MSEYLAVLAIVPALRHTKQIFWPIKTGQILRLLIISFFIGAWITSPIPQDYSYADIPYLSALNGTDVITEETGRISMVMTGILFILLVYALLSSIFQFIFVDYLSAETLRILPSLKMRIGMGLRLMTFYLSIILIIGLCAAGAIIGIAMPVLIENPDNQTMFFVALIYTLTGLLILILPVWVLTIITTDFVVPVMMVHLCGIIQGWTILLREFSGRWDEVGIYLLIKISIDLIVGIILGVMLVLVMHLLGFPVMLIIPGLSTSTGYSLFEAIIPFLIMAVITLFVMTPVVTFLRYYALIFLELLSETYTLLPEVYQCRR
- the cbiM gene encoding cobalt transporter CbiM, which gives rise to MHIPDAFIPLPQAAVYWIIALVFLALAIKWARSELNEDKIPLIAVLAAGIFALQSFNLPVSMGTSGHLVGGALAAIVLGSPFAAVFILTLVLIIQGFIFGDGGITVMGANILNMGVIGGFVGYYSFQGLQKILKNGYISSAVAAWLACLVPALACAVEMSIAGTFPLVPGLVAMGIYHAIIGVIEGVVTAVIIYVLAMARPDLVDSSIGVASA
- a CDS encoding response regulator; translation: MPPHVLIVDDEPALNELFVIGLNKYGFKTEGVLGGQECLELLNTEYRPDLILLDMMMEPMDGWETLNRLKRIQDVKNIPVIMQTGKNLTYREAEQYSYCIEDYVMKPITPKRCIDHITNALDKVQKIEEIILQGLRAGYPEEKIRRLATIYRIIYVARKLQSILEERYGHHNPAEESETYGPEDYAKFLLKLQQEYDDLQKDINFTLFGTNLKNM
- a CDS encoding ATP-binding cassette domain-containing protein, which translates into the protein MHIIETQQLGHTYKGNIDALKNISFIAPRNTRIAIIGPNGAGKSTLFKHFNGVLKPTTGKVLIRGEPITKENIREVRRTVGLVFQNPDDQIFSPTVEQDVAFGPTNMGLDEEAVKHRVHEALSTVGLLDYRTRVPHHLSGGEKKRVAIAGIIAMEPQVLVLDEPTAGLDPQGVRDIVKFIKNFSVQYGMTVIFSTHSISLVAELADYIYVMNAGTFVAEGTVPEVFSQPELLASVRLDIPVLPKLITSLQSQGVPIEMGYTYQEAEQAFLKAFGKMS
- a CDS encoding PDGLE domain-containing protein; the protein is MMNNKTFILVGILLALAIGIVAVFFASGDPDGLESTALVVSGQKDLTGQAPEEGDPEVIGTGSFSYDSPMPDYSLGEDMGLSGGIVAIIAGIFITLLVVMGASYILRVSKEGT
- a CDS encoding tetratricopeptide repeat protein translates to MNTRKAYTAATVIRDIQRGRPEKALKSLEKLFRDSPDNPALWNLKGIALGMLGEHEESLGCYERVLASDPSPAVYWNNKGLALQNLERYAEAEKMYLQALEREPESLEARYNLANTLQSLGRYEEALTYYEKVLDFRPDHILTMLNMGNALAALKQYDRAIATYLEILEICPEYPDAAYNIGHTYEEQGNQIQAADWYRRTLAIDPNYHHAKEQLTQLKG